Proteins encoded together in one Carya illinoinensis cultivar Pawnee chromosome 3, C.illinoinensisPawnee_v1, whole genome shotgun sequence window:
- the LOC122303303 gene encoding scarecrow-like protein 23, whose amino-acid sequence MLQSLVPQSPISNPSNSSAMKSKRVDRDESYGDDATTKRMNFSNEASVSGEKTLDEREEGESTGLKLLGLLLQCAESVALEHLDEAADLLPEIAELSSPYGSSPQRVGAYFAHALHARVITSYLGTYWPLSSKTRTLTQSQKIFSALQSYNSISPLVKFSHFTANQAIFQALDGEEHVHVIDLDIMQGLQWPGLFHILASRNKKIRSMRVTGFGSSSDLLESTGKRLGDFASSLGLPFEFHPFEGKIGNVKDLSQLGVRPNEAIVVHWMHHCLYDITGSDLGTLKVLALLRPKLITIVEQDLSHGGGFLARFVEALHYYSALFDALGDGLGEDNLERHMVEQQLFGCEIRNIMAVGGPKRTGEEKVERWGEELRRVGFQPISLGGNPAAQASLLLGMFPWKGYTLVEDNGCLKLGWKDLSLLTASAWQPSN is encoded by the coding sequence ATGCTTCAGAGCTTAGTTCCACAGTCTCCAATATCTAACCCTTCCAATAGCTCTGCGATGAAGTCGAAGCGCGTGGACCGCGACGAGAGCTACGGGGACGACGCGACGACGAAGAGGATGAATTTCTCCAACGAAGCGTCGGTCTCCGGCGAGAAGACCTTGGACGAAAGAGAGGAGGGGGAGTCCACCGGCCTGAAACTATTAGGGCTTCTGCTCCAGTGCGCCGAGAGCGTGGCTTTGGAGCACCTCGACGAGGCCGCCGATCTACTTCCCGAAATCGCCGAGCTCTCGTCTCCCTATGGCTCTTCCCCGCAGCGCGTTGGAGCGTACTTCGCCCACGCGCTCCATGCTCGCGTGATCACCTCATACCTCGGCACCTACTGGCCGCTCAGCTCCAAAACTCGAACCCTCACTCAGTCGCAGAAAATCTTCTCCGCTCTCCAATCCTACAACTCCATCAGTCCCTTGGTCAAATTCTCACACTTCACAGCCAACCAAGCCATTTTCCAAGCATTGGACGGCGAAGAACACGTCCACGTCATCGATCTCGATATAATGCAGGGCCTCCAATGGCCCGGATTGTTCCACATCCTCGCCTCCCGAAACAAGAAGATCCGATCCATGCGGGTCACCGGGTTCGGATCCTCCTCCGATTTGCTAGAGTCGACCGGTAAGAGACTCGGGGACTTCGCGAGTTCGCTTGGGCTTCCCTTCGAGTTCCACCCGTTCGAAGGTAAAATCGGGAATGTGAAAGATCTGAGTCAACTCGGGGTGAGGCCGAACGAGGCCATAGTGGTGCACTGGATGCACCATTGTCTGTACGATATAACGGGGAGCGATTTGGGGACGCTGAAAGTGTTGGCTTTGTTGAGACCCAAACTGATCACAATCGTCGAACAGGATCTCAGCCACGGGGGTGGCTTTTTAGCCAGGTTCGTGGAGGCTTTGCATTACTACAGCGCGTTGTTTGACGCGCTTGGGGACGGATTGGGTGAGGATAACCTAGAGAGGCATATGGTGGAGCAGCAACTGTTTGGGTGCGAGATTAGGAACATCATGGCCGTTGGTGGGCCGAAGAGGACCGGAGAGGAGAAGGTGGAGAGGTGGGGAGAGGAGTTAAGGCGGGTCGGATTCCAGCCTATCTCACTGGGGGGCAACCCGGCGGCCCAAGCTAGCTTGTTGCTTGGGATGTTCCCGTGGAAGGGTTATACTTTAGTGGAGGATAATGGTTGCTTGAAGTTAGGTTGGAAAGATCTGTCATTGCTCACAGCCTCGGCATGGCAGCCGTCCAACTGA
- the LOC122303302 gene encoding myosin-9-like isoform X1, producing the protein MEEEILVNSEVPVLKAAEDAAIDADPINKVTNGDLPQLGKEGKKEEEETDGEFIKIEKESIDAKDASHTGVTASVEDNHPTVIERSSSNPSRELLEAQEKIRELEFELERLAGAIKHSESENSQLKDEVSQTKEKLVESGKKYEELELNHKKMQEQIIEDEEKHSAQINSLQEVLQAHETKSKELVEVKEAFDGLSLELETSRKRMQELEVELQRSAGEAQKFEELHKQSGSHAESETKRALEFERLLEVAKLSSKETEDQMASVQEELKAVYEKIAENQKVEEALKVTAAELSAVQDELALSKSQVLDIEQRLSSREDLINELTQELDSRKGSESQMKEQISSLEILIASTKEDLQVKVSELEEIKLKQQEEVNTRELVETSLKTQEAQFSVVQEELAKVIKEKEVLEATVEEITSKAKQMEELHSDLEEKLRFSDENFCKTDSLLSQALSNNAELEEKLRSLEDLHNESGAAAATATQKNLELEDIIQASNATAEEAKSQLRELETQFIAAEQKNVELEQKLNFTELKSSDAEREMKELSEKISELNATLRAFEEEKVQLNGQMQEYQEKINQLESTLNQSSLRNSELEEELKIAVGKCTEHEDRATMNHQRSLELEDLIQVSHSKVEDASKKASEFELLLEAEKHRIQELEEQISTLEKKCGEAEADSKKYSDKVLEISSELETFQARASSLEIALQTANEKERELTESLNLAIDEKGRLEDASTSSSEKLAEAENLLEILKNELNLTQEKLVSIENDLKAAGMRENEVLEKLKSAEEELEQQGRVIEQATARNSELELLHDSLARDSEDKLQEAMANLNNRDSEAKSLFEKLKIHEDKVKIYEEQVAQAAGNSASLKEELDQTLLKLSSLESTNQELREQISKAENKASQSFSENELLVETNVQLNSKIGELQELLNSTLSEKEATAQQLVSHKNTITELTDQHSRAFELHSAAEGRIVEAERQLQEAIDRFTHRDSEAKDLSEKLSALETHIELYKEHAQEESTKAEARNIELEETHSKLKHLESIVEELQTKSSDLEKETGGLAEANMKLTEEMATYESTLSDLQANLAAALAEKDGTVEELNSSKKAIEDLTHQLASEGQKLQYQISSIMEENNLLTETHQNATKELQSLILQLEEQLKEQNAKEDALRSEIENQKAEIAEKPLLQTRLKELEEQLIKSEDRLKQEVQSIQVAAAGKEAELLSKLEDHAHKVHDRDLLHETVLELQKELQLAQSKHAEQKEKDSQKELEREAALEHSRREIEAKNKEIVLLEKQVKELEQKLQLVDAKLSQKGDRGSPTEHEEGLEVKSRDIGSTISTPSKRKSKRKSEAPSAQTSSSSEMHAPTAEVSPLTTFKFILGVALVSVIFGIIVGKRY; encoded by the exons ATGGAAGAAGAGATACTAGTGAATTCAGAAGTTCCGGTGCTGAAGGCTGCTGAGGATGCTGCGATTGATGCCGATCCCATTAATAAG GTAACAAATGGAGACTTGCCCCAATTAGGAAAAGAAGGcaagaaagaagaggaagaaactGATGGGGAGTTCATAAAAATTGAGAAGGAATCTATAGATGCAAAAGATGCTTCACACACGGGTGTAACAGCATCTGTAGAGGACAACCACCCAACTGTCATTGAGAGAAGCTCAAGCAATCCAAGCAGAGAATTACTTGAAGCACAAGAGAAGATAAGAGAACTCGAGTTTGAATTAGAAAGACTAGCTGGAGCAATTAAGCATTCAGAATCTGAGAACTCTCAGCTGAAGGACGAGGTCTCACAGACAAAGGAGAAGCTGGTAGAAAGTGGAAAGAAGTATGAAGAGCTTGAACTCAACCACAAGAAAATGCAAGAACAAATTATAGAAGACGAGGAGAAACACAGTGCACAGATAAACAGTTTGCAAGAGGTATTGCAAGCTCATGAAACAAAGAGCAAGGAGCTGGTTGAGGTGAAAGAAGCATTTGATGGTCTCAGCCTTGAGCTCGAGACCTCAAGAAAGAGGATGCAGGAGTTGGAGGTTGAGCTGCAACGTTCTGCAGGTGAGGCACAAAAGTTTGAGGAACTGCATAAACAAAGTGGCTCACATGCAGAATCCGAGACAAAGAGGGCCTTGGAGTTTGAGAGATTGCTGGAAGTGGCAAAACTGAGCTCCAAAGAAACGGAAGATCAGATGGCTTCTGTACAAGAAGAACTGAAGGCCGTGTATGAAAAGATTGCTGAGAATCAGAAGGTTGAAGAAGCACTCAAAGTAACTGCAGCAGAGCTTTCTGCAGTCCAAGATGAGTTGGCTCTTTCAAAATCCCAAGTACTGGACATAGAGCAGAGACTTTCTTCAAGAGAGGATCTTATAAATGAACTGACCCAGGAACTAGACTCAAGAAAGGGTTCAGAATCTCAGATGAAGGAACAAATCTCCTCGCTTGAAATTCTTATAGCCTCAACCAAAGAAGATCTTCAAGTAAAGGTTTCTGAACTGGAAGAAATCAAGTTGAAGCAGCAGGAAGAAGTGAACACAAGGGAATTAGTTGAGACTTCATTGAAAACGCAGGAAGCACAATTTTCAGTAGTACAGGAGGAATTGGCTAAAgtaatcaaagaaaaagaagttctTGAAGCAACTGTGGAAGAAATTACTAGTAAGGCAAAGCAAATGGAGGAGTTGCACAGCGATCTAGAGGAGAAATTGAGgttctcagatgagaatttctgCAAAACAGATTCTCTTTTGTCGCAAGCTTTGTCGAACAATGCGGAGCTTGAAGAGAAGTTAAGGTCTCTGGAAGATCTTCATAACGAGTCAGGAGCTGCAGCAGCGACTGCTACTCAAAAAAATCTCGAGCTCGAGGATATAATCCAGGCTTCAAATGCTACGGCAGAAGAGGCAAAATCACAACTGAGAGAGCTTGAGACACAATTTATAGCTGCTGAACAAAAGAATGTGGAGCTTGAGCAAAAGCTAAACTTTACAGAACTAAAAAGCAGCGATGccgagagagagatgaaagaaCTTTCCGAGAAAATATCTGAACTAAATGCTACATTGAGAGCGTTTGAGGAAGAAAAAGTTCAACTGAATGGCCAAATGCAGGAATACcaggaaaaaataaatcagCTGGAATCAACTCTAAACCAGTCCTCATTACGAAATTCAGAGCTTGAGGAAGAATTGAAGATTGCTGTCGGTAAATGCACTGAACATGAGGATCGAGCCACTATGAACCATCAGCGTAGCCTTGAGCTAGAAGACTTGATCCAGGTATCTCATTCCAAAGTGGAGGACGCCAGTAAAAAGGCTAGCGAGTTCGAGTTGCTACTCGAAGCAGAGAAGCATAGAATTCAGGAACTTGAAGAACAGATAAGCACATTAGAAAAGAAATGTGGGGAAGCGGAAGCAGATTCCAAGAAATACTCTGACAAGGTATTAGAAATTTCGTCAGAACTTGAGACATTCCAAGCTCGAGCATCAAGCCTTGAAATTGCACTGCAAACGGCTaacgaaaaggaaagagagctGACAGAGTCCTTGAATTTAGCAATAGATGAGAAGGGAAGACTAGAAGATGCATCGACCAGTTCTAGCGAGAAGCTTGCTGAAGCAGAAAATCTATTGGAGATCTTGAAGAATGAATTGAATCTGACACAGGAGAAGTTGGTAAGCATTGAAAATGATCTTAAGGCTGCAGGAATGAGAGAGAATGAGGTTTTGGAGAAGCTTAAATCTGCAGAAGAGGAACTGGAGCAACAAGGAAGAGTGATAGAACAAGCTACTGCAAGAAACTCTGAGCTTGAATTATTACATGATTCCCTAGCAAGAGATTCTGAGGATAAACTCCAAGAAGCAATGGCAAATCTCAACAATAGGGATTCTGAGGCAAAATCTTTGTTTGAGAAACTGAAGATACATGAAGACAAGGTGAAGATTTATGAAGAGCAGGTGGCTCAAGCGGCTGGAAATTCGGCATCTTTGAAGGAGGAGTTGGATCAGACTTTATTGAAATTGTCTTCTTTGGAAAGCACAAATCAAGAACTCCGAGAACAGATTTCAAAAGCTGAAAATAAAGCTTCTCAGTCTTTCTCAGAGAATGAGCTGTTAGTCGAGACTAATGTTCAGCTCAATAGTAAGATTGGTGAACTTCAGGAATTGCTTAATTCTACTCTTTCCGAGAAGGAAGCCACTGCTCAACAACTTGTTTCTCACAAGAACACTATCACAGAGTTAACAGACCAGCACTCAAGAGCCTTTGAACTACACTCTGCAGCTGAGGGTCGCATTGTGGAAGCAGAAAGACAGTTACAAGAAGCCATTGACAGATTCACTCACAGAGATTCAGAAGCCAAAGACTTGAGTGAGAAACTGAGTGCTCTAGAAACCCATATTGAATTGTATAAAGAACACGCTCAAGAAGAATCTACGAAGGCTGAAGCTCGAAATATTGAGTTGGAAGAGACACACTCTAAGTTAAAGCATCTAGAAAGCATTGTTGAGGAACTCCAAACCAAGTCAAGTGACTTAGAAAAAGAGACTGGAGGGCTGGCCGAGGCAAATATGAAGCTTACTGAGGAAATGGCCACGTACGAGTCCACACTGAGCGATTTACAGGCAAATCTGGCTGCAGCTCTTGCAGAGAAGGATGGAACAGTTGAAGAGCTTAACTCTTCAAAGAAGGCCATAGAAGATTTGACACATCAACTCGCTTCTGAAGGGCAGAAGCTACAATATCAG ATATCTTCAATTATGGAAGAAAACAACCTTCTCACTGAAACACATCAAAATGCCACAAAGGAACTTCAGTCTCTGATATTGCAGCTTGAAGAACAGTTGAAGGAACAGAATGCAAAGGAGGACGCTTTAAGATCTGAGATTGAAAATCAAAAGGCTGAGATTGCTGAGAAACCTTTGTTGCAAACTCGTCTCAAGGAACTTGAGGAACAATTAATTAAATCTGAAGATCGATTGAAACAAGAG GTGCAAAGCATTCAGGTGGCAGCTGCTGGAAAAGAGGCAGAATTGCTTTCGAAATTGGAGGATCATGCTCATAAAGTCCATGATAGAGATTTATTACATGAAACGGTGCTAGAACTTCAGAAAGAATTACAACTTGCTCAGAGCAAGCATGCCGAACAG AAGGAAAAGGATTCTCAAAAGGAGTTGGAAAGAGAAGCAGCACTGGAGCATTCTCGTAGAGAGATTGAAGCAAAGAACAAAGAAATCGTGCTACTAGAGAAGCAAGTCAAAGAGCTTGAGCAGAAATTGCAGCTGGTTGATGCTAAACTGTCGCAAAAG GGAGATAGGGGCAGTCCAACAGAACACGAGGAAGGGTTGGAGGTTAAATCCAGGGACATTGGATCAACCATTTCCACTCCATCAAAAAGGAAAAGCAAGAGAAAGTCAGAAGCACCATCTGCTCAAACCTCATCTTCTTCAGAGATGCATGCTCCAACTGCTGAGGTTTCTCCTCTCACGACCTTTAAGTTCATCTTGGGAGTAGCTCTAGTATCTGTGATATTTGGCATAATTGTTGGGAAACGATATTAG
- the LOC122303302 gene encoding myosin-9-like isoform X2: MEEEILVNSEVPVLKAAEDAAIDADPINKVTNGDLPQLGKEGKKEEEETDGEFIKIEKESIDAKDASHTGVTASVEDNHPTVIERSSSNPSRELLEAQEKIRELEFELERLAGAIKHSESENSQLKDEVSQTKEKLVESGKKYEELELNHKKMQEQIIEDEEKHSAQINSLQEVLQAHETKSKELVEVKEAFDGLSLELETSRKRMQELEVELQRSAGEAQKFEELHKQSGSHAESETKRALEFERLLEVAKLSSKETEDQMASVQEELKAVYEKIAENQKVEEALKVTAAELSAVQDELALSKSQVLDIEQRLSSREDLINELTQELDSRKGSESQMKEQISSLEILIASTKEDLQVKVSELEEIKLKQQEEVNTRELVETSLKTQEAQFSVVQEELAKVIKEKEVLEATVEEITSKAKQMEELHSDLEEKLRFSDENFCKTDSLLSQALSNNAELEEKLRSLEDLHNESGAAAATATQKNLELEDIIQASNATAEEAKSQLRELETQFIAAEQKNVELEQKLNFTELKSSDAEREMKELSEKISELNATLRAFEEEKVQLNGQMQEYQEKINQLESTLNQSSLRNSELEEELKIAVGKCTEHEDRATMNHQRSLELEDLIQVSHSKVEDASKKASEFELLLEAEKHRIQELEEQISTLEKKCGEAEADSKKYSDKVLEISSELETFQARASSLEIALQTANEKERELTESLNLAIDEKGRLEDASTSSSEKLAEAENLLEILKNELNLTQEKLVSIENDLKAAGMRENEVLEKLKSAEEELEQQGRVIEQATARNSELELLHDSLARDSEDKLQEAMANLNNRDSEAKSLFEKLKIHEDKVKIYEEQVAQAAGNSASLKEELDQTLLKLSSLESTNQELREQISKAENKASQSFSENELLVETNVQLNSKIGELQELLNSTLSEKEATAQQLVSHKNTITELTDQHSRAFELHSAAEGRIVEAERQLQEAIDRFTHRDSEAKDLSEKLSALETHIELYKEHAQEESTKAEARNIELEETHSKLKHLESIVEELQTKSSDLEKETGGLAEANMKLTEEMATYESTLSDLQANLAAALAEKDGTVEELNSSKKAIEDLTHQLASEGQKLQYQISSIMEENNLLTETHQNATKELQSLILQLEEQLKEQNAKEDALRSEIENQKAEIAEKPLLQTRLKELEEQLIKSEDRLKQEVQSIQVAAAGKEAELLSKLEDHAHKVHDRDLLHETVLELQKELQLAQSKHAEQEKDSQKELEREAALEHSRREIEAKNKEIVLLEKQVKELEQKLQLVDAKLSQKGDRGSPTEHEEGLEVKSRDIGSTISTPSKRKSKRKSEAPSAQTSSSSEMHAPTAEVSPLTTFKFILGVALVSVIFGIIVGKRY, translated from the exons ATGGAAGAAGAGATACTAGTGAATTCAGAAGTTCCGGTGCTGAAGGCTGCTGAGGATGCTGCGATTGATGCCGATCCCATTAATAAG GTAACAAATGGAGACTTGCCCCAATTAGGAAAAGAAGGcaagaaagaagaggaagaaactGATGGGGAGTTCATAAAAATTGAGAAGGAATCTATAGATGCAAAAGATGCTTCACACACGGGTGTAACAGCATCTGTAGAGGACAACCACCCAACTGTCATTGAGAGAAGCTCAAGCAATCCAAGCAGAGAATTACTTGAAGCACAAGAGAAGATAAGAGAACTCGAGTTTGAATTAGAAAGACTAGCTGGAGCAATTAAGCATTCAGAATCTGAGAACTCTCAGCTGAAGGACGAGGTCTCACAGACAAAGGAGAAGCTGGTAGAAAGTGGAAAGAAGTATGAAGAGCTTGAACTCAACCACAAGAAAATGCAAGAACAAATTATAGAAGACGAGGAGAAACACAGTGCACAGATAAACAGTTTGCAAGAGGTATTGCAAGCTCATGAAACAAAGAGCAAGGAGCTGGTTGAGGTGAAAGAAGCATTTGATGGTCTCAGCCTTGAGCTCGAGACCTCAAGAAAGAGGATGCAGGAGTTGGAGGTTGAGCTGCAACGTTCTGCAGGTGAGGCACAAAAGTTTGAGGAACTGCATAAACAAAGTGGCTCACATGCAGAATCCGAGACAAAGAGGGCCTTGGAGTTTGAGAGATTGCTGGAAGTGGCAAAACTGAGCTCCAAAGAAACGGAAGATCAGATGGCTTCTGTACAAGAAGAACTGAAGGCCGTGTATGAAAAGATTGCTGAGAATCAGAAGGTTGAAGAAGCACTCAAAGTAACTGCAGCAGAGCTTTCTGCAGTCCAAGATGAGTTGGCTCTTTCAAAATCCCAAGTACTGGACATAGAGCAGAGACTTTCTTCAAGAGAGGATCTTATAAATGAACTGACCCAGGAACTAGACTCAAGAAAGGGTTCAGAATCTCAGATGAAGGAACAAATCTCCTCGCTTGAAATTCTTATAGCCTCAACCAAAGAAGATCTTCAAGTAAAGGTTTCTGAACTGGAAGAAATCAAGTTGAAGCAGCAGGAAGAAGTGAACACAAGGGAATTAGTTGAGACTTCATTGAAAACGCAGGAAGCACAATTTTCAGTAGTACAGGAGGAATTGGCTAAAgtaatcaaagaaaaagaagttctTGAAGCAACTGTGGAAGAAATTACTAGTAAGGCAAAGCAAATGGAGGAGTTGCACAGCGATCTAGAGGAGAAATTGAGgttctcagatgagaatttctgCAAAACAGATTCTCTTTTGTCGCAAGCTTTGTCGAACAATGCGGAGCTTGAAGAGAAGTTAAGGTCTCTGGAAGATCTTCATAACGAGTCAGGAGCTGCAGCAGCGACTGCTACTCAAAAAAATCTCGAGCTCGAGGATATAATCCAGGCTTCAAATGCTACGGCAGAAGAGGCAAAATCACAACTGAGAGAGCTTGAGACACAATTTATAGCTGCTGAACAAAAGAATGTGGAGCTTGAGCAAAAGCTAAACTTTACAGAACTAAAAAGCAGCGATGccgagagagagatgaaagaaCTTTCCGAGAAAATATCTGAACTAAATGCTACATTGAGAGCGTTTGAGGAAGAAAAAGTTCAACTGAATGGCCAAATGCAGGAATACcaggaaaaaataaatcagCTGGAATCAACTCTAAACCAGTCCTCATTACGAAATTCAGAGCTTGAGGAAGAATTGAAGATTGCTGTCGGTAAATGCACTGAACATGAGGATCGAGCCACTATGAACCATCAGCGTAGCCTTGAGCTAGAAGACTTGATCCAGGTATCTCATTCCAAAGTGGAGGACGCCAGTAAAAAGGCTAGCGAGTTCGAGTTGCTACTCGAAGCAGAGAAGCATAGAATTCAGGAACTTGAAGAACAGATAAGCACATTAGAAAAGAAATGTGGGGAAGCGGAAGCAGATTCCAAGAAATACTCTGACAAGGTATTAGAAATTTCGTCAGAACTTGAGACATTCCAAGCTCGAGCATCAAGCCTTGAAATTGCACTGCAAACGGCTaacgaaaaggaaagagagctGACAGAGTCCTTGAATTTAGCAATAGATGAGAAGGGAAGACTAGAAGATGCATCGACCAGTTCTAGCGAGAAGCTTGCTGAAGCAGAAAATCTATTGGAGATCTTGAAGAATGAATTGAATCTGACACAGGAGAAGTTGGTAAGCATTGAAAATGATCTTAAGGCTGCAGGAATGAGAGAGAATGAGGTTTTGGAGAAGCTTAAATCTGCAGAAGAGGAACTGGAGCAACAAGGAAGAGTGATAGAACAAGCTACTGCAAGAAACTCTGAGCTTGAATTATTACATGATTCCCTAGCAAGAGATTCTGAGGATAAACTCCAAGAAGCAATGGCAAATCTCAACAATAGGGATTCTGAGGCAAAATCTTTGTTTGAGAAACTGAAGATACATGAAGACAAGGTGAAGATTTATGAAGAGCAGGTGGCTCAAGCGGCTGGAAATTCGGCATCTTTGAAGGAGGAGTTGGATCAGACTTTATTGAAATTGTCTTCTTTGGAAAGCACAAATCAAGAACTCCGAGAACAGATTTCAAAAGCTGAAAATAAAGCTTCTCAGTCTTTCTCAGAGAATGAGCTGTTAGTCGAGACTAATGTTCAGCTCAATAGTAAGATTGGTGAACTTCAGGAATTGCTTAATTCTACTCTTTCCGAGAAGGAAGCCACTGCTCAACAACTTGTTTCTCACAAGAACACTATCACAGAGTTAACAGACCAGCACTCAAGAGCCTTTGAACTACACTCTGCAGCTGAGGGTCGCATTGTGGAAGCAGAAAGACAGTTACAAGAAGCCATTGACAGATTCACTCACAGAGATTCAGAAGCCAAAGACTTGAGTGAGAAACTGAGTGCTCTAGAAACCCATATTGAATTGTATAAAGAACACGCTCAAGAAGAATCTACGAAGGCTGAAGCTCGAAATATTGAGTTGGAAGAGACACACTCTAAGTTAAAGCATCTAGAAAGCATTGTTGAGGAACTCCAAACCAAGTCAAGTGACTTAGAAAAAGAGACTGGAGGGCTGGCCGAGGCAAATATGAAGCTTACTGAGGAAATGGCCACGTACGAGTCCACACTGAGCGATTTACAGGCAAATCTGGCTGCAGCTCTTGCAGAGAAGGATGGAACAGTTGAAGAGCTTAACTCTTCAAAGAAGGCCATAGAAGATTTGACACATCAACTCGCTTCTGAAGGGCAGAAGCTACAATATCAG ATATCTTCAATTATGGAAGAAAACAACCTTCTCACTGAAACACATCAAAATGCCACAAAGGAACTTCAGTCTCTGATATTGCAGCTTGAAGAACAGTTGAAGGAACAGAATGCAAAGGAGGACGCTTTAAGATCTGAGATTGAAAATCAAAAGGCTGAGATTGCTGAGAAACCTTTGTTGCAAACTCGTCTCAAGGAACTTGAGGAACAATTAATTAAATCTGAAGATCGATTGAAACAAGAG GTGCAAAGCATTCAGGTGGCAGCTGCTGGAAAAGAGGCAGAATTGCTTTCGAAATTGGAGGATCATGCTCATAAAGTCCATGATAGAGATTTATTACATGAAACGGTGCTAGAACTTCAGAAAGAATTACAACTTGCTCAGAGCAAGCATGCCGAACAG GAAAAGGATTCTCAAAAGGAGTTGGAAAGAGAAGCAGCACTGGAGCATTCTCGTAGAGAGATTGAAGCAAAGAACAAAGAAATCGTGCTACTAGAGAAGCAAGTCAAAGAGCTTGAGCAGAAATTGCAGCTGGTTGATGCTAAACTGTCGCAAAAG GGAGATAGGGGCAGTCCAACAGAACACGAGGAAGGGTTGGAGGTTAAATCCAGGGACATTGGATCAACCATTTCCACTCCATCAAAAAGGAAAAGCAAGAGAAAGTCAGAAGCACCATCTGCTCAAACCTCATCTTCTTCAGAGATGCATGCTCCAACTGCTGAGGTTTCTCCTCTCACGACCTTTAAGTTCATCTTGGGAGTAGCTCTAGTATCTGTGATATTTGGCATAATTGTTGGGAAACGATATTAG